Part of the Nicotiana sylvestris chromosome 5, ASM39365v2, whole genome shotgun sequence genome is shown below.
aAATTCTCATAttctttttcaaaacaaatcatactcaccacaTGTATCTCATTAcgaacaggcgatggactttggctagtgtctgctgcatctggattttgcatgacaatgtcacctgcatcaataagcttctgaattgctttcttcagattccaacacttctctatgtcatgccccagggcttctgagcaatatgcgcacctttgagaaaaatcaaacttctttgacagagagtttggcatttttatatgaatcggcttcaacatgtccagttgcttcaacttttggaacaagttggcatatgattctccagtaggggtgaaagccttttcttttttcagcaacctctcgctcttaaatgcttgattgggctggaaacctgatccagggggttttcggtaggctcgtgggggtggataggcattttgtggagctgggtactgggaaagtggtgtacaattttgtgagttccatggagagaagtggcattggggatgATCATCTGGCAcgcaaggatatccacggggacgatgtcgaggctagaagtgttgatcgggaaagcccatcggatcatcttttctgtttctctttcttccacccaagcttattTCGGTGTTTttaatgtctttcgaacaactcatgattttgcctgacttgattccctcttccactagctcccctatttttaacacatctttgaaagaCATTCCCAAGGTCGGGATCAAATGACTAAAGTAGGTGGGCCCTTGGGctcgtaggaaaagctcaaccatttcttcttcaccaatcggggtattgactcgagcagcctgttccctccatctgagcccaaactctctaaagctttcctccgacttcttttccattctagatagggaggagcggtctaggGTAACacctgatttgtattgaaagtatcgaacaaaatcttgatccatgtcacccaatgtagaccacttaccaacatcttgacgattatgccattccaaagctaccCCATTCAGGCTCTTACTGAAATACGctatcaacaaatcatctttcttgccaacacttctta
Proteins encoded:
- the LOC138869146 gene encoding uncharacterized protein gives rise to the protein MGDQGSMTYKDLSVSPDVRLPAGFKMPKFNLYDRCGDLVAHLRDYCSEIRSVGKKDDLLIAYFSKSLNGVALEWHNRQDVGKWSTLGDMDQDFVRYFQYKSGVTLDRSSLSRMEKKSEESFREFGLRWREQAARVNTPIGEEEMVELFLRAQGPTYFSHLIPTLGMSFKDVLKIGELVEEGIKSGKIMSCSKDIKNTEISLGGRKRNRKDDPMGFPDQHF